From the Finegoldia magna ATCC 29328 genome, the window TATATAATCATTTTTAAAATCTTCGGTATATACTTGAATTGAAAATCCCTTAGCAGAAATTTGCTCTTTCTTCATTTTAGACAATTTACACTCTCCTTATGCTGGTGTACTCTTTACAATTTCAAATCCAAGGTTAGATCCTGTTATGTTGTCCATGTAATCACCTGCTATATTTTTATTGCTTTTTATTAATTATTCTTAAATATTATTATATCAAAATGAGTTTGTTAATTCAGCATTGTAGCTTTTCTCTACGCAAAAAACAGAGCGAAAGTTATTTCTTTCGCTCTGTTTTTTAAATTTTTTTAGAATTAAATTATTCTTCTCCAAATATATCCAAGTTTTCTATGAACCCATTTTCTTTCCACCACGTTGCGACATCTACATCGTATTGTTTTGTGTCGTAATCTATGTCGATTGCTTCGAGGTCATCTAGTTCACGTTCCACTTCGAACAAGTGGAGTTTGCCTTTTACCGGAAATGGCACGATTGGAATTACGCGGTTGAATATCCACGAATATCCCTCAAATGTTTCGTCATCATATAAAAATGCATCTGCTCTGTCAGTTTCGTCGTTGTATTTTCGAATGTCGGCCAATTCTGCTATTGCTATTGCGTGTCCATTCATGAGTGATGTTCTTTCGAATTTATTTCTGGCAGTGGATGCACAAATCAATATCCATCCTCGATAATCTGTCTTCCAACTGCGAAGTTCGATCCATTTGCATCCCATAGCTATCATTGTTGCGTAGAATGGTTGTATACTTAGTGCTTTCATTTATGTTTCCTCTTTTAAAATTTCTTATGTAGAAAAACCGGGTTTGATTGCCAAACCCGATTTTAGTTTAATATTAGTTGTCACTTCTTGCGAATCCGTTTTTCATTTCGCAGCTTGCTGTGAATAAAACGTCGTGAAGTAATTTGTCTGTTTTTTCTTTTAAGAAATCTGCCATTTCTTGGTTTGCTTTTTCAAGTAATTCATGAACGTTACCTGAGTTTTTAGCAAATTCTTCGTCGTATTTGTTGATGATTTCGTTGGATTTGGATTGAACTGCTCCTTGGTATCTTTCGATGAAGATTGCTGTTTTATTGAAGTGTGCATCGCAAAGTGCTGCTATGATTCTGTTAGCCCAGTAGAAGTTTTCTGATGTTGCTTTTACTACTTGATCTGCTACATAGCTTGGTGTTGTTTCTACGTTTGCGTAGAATGCAACTGCTGCGTTGAATGCGTTGCTACCGAATGACAACCATTGAATTGCTCTGATTTCTTCTGGAGCGTATGGTCTTATTTGTGTGAAATGTGTTACGTTGTCACGGCTAATTCCCAATGGACGATACATTCCACGGTAGTTTGGATCTCCGTGTTTTGCATAGCAATCGTAAGGTGTTCCTTCGTAGTGGCTAGACAATATTGTCTTCATATCTTCAACTGTGATTTTTCTTTCTGGTACCATTGCCCATGGCAAATCATCAGATTCTGGTGTAAAATCAGCATCTTCTCCATCCCAAATCAAAGTGTTAGGATTGAAATATCTAAGCATAATCCATGCTCTTGGTGTATTGTATGTGTGATCTGAATGATCATGAGATCCGTATGCTAATCTTGGATTTACATAATCTTCTTGATCTAAGAATAAGTGATGTTTTTCTGACCATTCTTTCAAATCTTTTGAGCACATGAATTCTTTTTGTTCACCATAAGCATCGTCGAAATCAAAATAATCAATTCCCAATTGGTTTGGCATTACAACGTATGCATCATCAGGAACTCTTCTTGCCATCCAGTGATGTCCGCCGATTGTTTCCAACCACCAAATTTCGTCAACATCTTGGAATGCGATTCCGTTTGATTCGTAAGTTCCGTGTTCTTCTAATAATTTTCCTAATCTTTCAACGCCTTCTCTTGCAGAGTTGATGTATGGAAGAACAAGAGTTACGAAATCTTCTTCGCCAATACCGCCACATTTTTCTTCTTTTGTTGGATATTGAATCAAAGGATCTGCTCCTTGAACTCTTGCGTTTGTAGTGATAGTTTCAGTTGCGCTCATTGAAATATTTTTTTCGTTAACGCCTGATGCTGCCCAATCTCCTTCGAATGTGTCAGAGTTTGGAAGTGCTGTATATCTCATAGGATTATCCGGTAAATCTACCTTGCATCCTGATAAAACTGATTCGTATTTTCTTGGTTGATCTTCTGGTTTTACAACGATAAATCTTTTTGCTGTAAAAATTCCAGAAGGAGAATCTTCACTTCTTGAAATAATTGTTGAGCCGTCAAAGCTCGCTTCTTTACCTACTAATAGTGTAGTACATGCCATAATTTTCTACCTCCTAAATGTGATATCCTTTTCTAATATCCAATATCATTATACCCCTTTTTCTATATTTTTACACCACAAATAAAAAAAACTCCGAGATATTCTCGGAGTCAAATTTAATCTGTAAGAGCTTGCATCAATATTTCTCTAAATTTATCGATATTGATTTTAGTGATTACTTTGCAATTGAATTCGCCATTTTCTTCTTTTATTAAATCTCTGTAGCTCATTCCTCTTGTTTCGTCGTTTTGCACATCGATTTTGATGTACATGTCTTCCGTTTCGAAAACTTCTGGATTATCAAGAACGATTACTGAACAAGGATCGTGAATTCCTGCATCGTTTGATGCGTAGTATTTCAAAATTCTGTGTGCAAATTTGGTTCTTTTCGTATCAATTGTGTCCAAGAATTGGATTTGCTCATCAGTTATGCTGGCTTTTTGTGTAATATTAAGTCCTGCCATGATGAGTTTCACGCCACTTTCAAACACGATTTTTGCAGCTTCTGGATCTACGAAGAAATTAAATTCGCTGAGACTTGTTACATTTCCTCTTGTAATTGAGCCACCCATGATGCTAATTTGTTCGATTTTTTCCTTGTCTTCTGGAAAAGTTCGAAGCAATAGCGCGATGTTTGTAAGTGGTCCTACTGCGATGATTGTGATTTTTCCAGTCGATTTTTGAATGATTTCGTGCATCATTGTAACTGAATTTTCGCTTGAAAGTTCTCCTACATCGTCTGATTCAATCATATCTCTGAATCCTGCAATTCCATCATCTCCGTGAACTGTCGCAAAGAAAGGCTCTCTTACAAGTGGCACTTCTTGGCCTTTTCCCATCGGTACATTTATATCCAATAATTTTGCCAAGCATTGCATGTTTCTTGTTGTGTGCTCAATTGACACGTTACCACTCACCGATGAAAGCGCCAACAAATTTAAATTTTTTGCTTTTTTAATTGCAAATAATGCCGCTGCATCATCTACTCCTGGATCAAAATCCAATATACAATTAATCATTGTGTCCTCCAAAATCTTTGATGTAATCTACAAAATCATCAACCGACAACAATTTTTCGTTCAAATTAATCGAATTGCAAAGTCTTTTGATAACAGGCGGTTGGATGTATGCTTTTTGTAGTATTTCGTCTTCGTCAAAAACTTCCTTCTTATCTGCGTCTTTGATGATTTCCTTGTTGGACATTACGACAACTCTGTTGAAGTTTTCAACGACAAATTCCATATCGTGCGTTATTGTTATGATTGTTTTGTTCAAATCGTGCAAATGATCGATGACTCTTTTCAAGCAACTCATCGAATATGCGTCTTGTCCTGCAGTTGGTTCATCAAATATGAAAATATCGCAGTCGTTTGCGATTGTAATTGCAATCGTGATGAATTTTCTAGTACTAAATGGCAAATCGTATGGATGATCGTCCAAATATTCTGAAAGTTCGCAAATTTCGCACGCTTGTCTGACACGTCTATCCATTTCATCTTCGTCGACTTTCAATGCTCTCAACGAAAATGCGACTTCATCGTAAACTGTTGAGTTGAAGATTTGATCGTTAGGATTTTGGAATACGTAGCCAACTTTTCTGGAGATTTGTGCTGTTGTCATGTCTTTTGTGTTTTTGCCCTCTAACAAGATTTCTCCAGAACTTGGTCTCAATAATCCATTCATTAATTTGGCGCAAGTTGATTTGCCGGCTCCGTTTTGTCCTACGATTGCAACTTTTTCTGAAGGATACACAACAAAATTCAAATCGTTAATCGCTTTGAATCCGTTAGGATAAGTAAAGCTTACATTGTTAAATTCTAATTCGCTCATTAATCTTCCTCCAATTCTTTCTTGCATTCATCCAAAGTAATAGGAACTTTTTTGAAAAATCCCGGTTTTACAGTGTTCATCTTGTAGGCAAGTTTTGAAACTATTGGCATAGATACATTACTTTCTTCGATTTTGTCATTTGATAAAACTTCGTGAGTTTCACCGTTGAAGATAATTTCTCCATCGTCCATCACGACAACTCGATCTGCATATTCTGCTATCAAATCAATTTTGTGTTCAACCAAGATTATAGTTTTGTTTTGTGATTTCAAAAGTTTTAAAATGTCGAATATTTCTTCCGTTCCCAGTGGGTCTAGCTGACTTGTAGGCTCGTCAAATATTAGCACTTTCGGATTCATGACGATGATTGAAGCTATCGCAACTCTTTGCGATTGTCCACCTGATAATTCATTCGGATTTTTATCTTGTAAATCTTCTATTTTAAGTAATTTAATTACATCAGTTACTCTTTGTTTGATTTCTTCTCTTGGAACTCCCAAGTTTTCGAGTCCGTAGGCTATTTCTTCGAATACAGTTTTCTTGATTCCAGAAATTTGACTGAATGGGTTTTGGAATACAAATCCAACTAATTCCGCCATTTCTCCACGTTCGATATCGTCGATGTTTTTGTTGTCAATTATTATGTCGCCTGAGATTTCTCCTTGAACGAAATCCGGAATTATTCCTCTAATAATGTTGCACAAAGTCGTCTTGCCGGAACCATTTTTGCCGATAATTCCTATGAATTCTCCTTGTTGAACGTACAAATCCAAATTTTTTATCGTTTTTTCTTGTTGAAGTTCATATTTGAACGAAACATTTTTAAGTTCTATCATTATTTAAACCTCCACACCAATGCCAACACAACCAAGGCAATGAATACGTAGAAAATTATTCTGTCTGTAGTTGTTTTCTTGATTTCTTTGAGGCATGTTTTCTCGTTTTCGGATGCAAATCCACGTGCTTCTAGTGTAATCGTCTTTTCGTCGATTTCTGAAAGTGAAGATATAATCAAAGGTCCAAGTGAAGGGAAGAACGCCTTCGCTCTGTTTTTCAAAGAGCCTGTAGTTTCAATTCCACGCGCTTCTTGGGCTTTGATGATTTTGGAACTTTTCTTAATCATTTCAGGAATCATTGTCATTGTTGCCATGATAACATAACTTGTAACGTGGCTTACATTTTTTTCTTGAAGTGATATCATCAAGTCTTCGATATCTGTAGTTTCGAAGAATAATAAAAACAATGTTATAAGTGTAAGAATGAATTTAGTTTGTTCCAAACCATTTAATATCCCGTTAAGTGTCACTCTCATAAATCCTAAATTCAAATAAACGTGTTCTGTAGATTTGTCCAATAACAATTGGAATAAAAACATTATTAGTAATACGAATAATAAAACTATCCACAATTTTTTGAAATATGGTTTGAATTTATTGTCCAGTAAAGCCAATATCAAACTTAATGGAAGTACGAAAAGATACGCAAATTGCCATGGCAAAACCAACGAAATAATAACTGTAACTATCACTATAAAAAGTTTTGTTGTTGGGAAAATTTTAGATATCATTTTGCACCTCTCACGTATTTGTTCTTCTTTTCTTTTATGTATTCTAGTCCGTTAGGATATCTCAACAAGTTTCTGTTCGGAATGGATTTGATTAGAAAATACACTGCAAAAGAAGTCAAGAATTTGTCCAAAGTTTCTGTAAGAACTGTTGAACCAAGCACTGATTGCCATAATCCTTTTCCTGTTGCAACCAAAAACGTCGTTATTGCACTTGATCCACTTGCACCAGTAACACCACCGAAAACCAACACAGTGATTGGCGCAGATGTAATCATCGCCACAAGCCAAATAATAATGGCTACTACAAATGTTTTCTGTGGAGTTTTGAACATTCCTCTCTTACCGCAAAAACCTGCCACCAAGCCAATCGCACCACTTACAATCATGTATGGAAGTTGTGTTGGATTTGTAACAGATGTCACGATATTTGTGACAACACCTGTAAGAAAACCAATCCATGGTCCGCACAACACACCTGTGAATACAGTTCCAATAACATCCAAATAAACGGGCAATTTTAATGCTGCAGTTAAATTTGCACCAACAAAATTGATAGCTATACCAAGTGGAATAAGTAAAATTACCGACAAATTATAGCTAGTCTTAGATTTAGATTTCATAAATTCCTCCTATAAATTTTGCGGAAAATATTTCCCGCTGAGTAAATTCTATCATAAATTGATTAATTAATAAATCATTTATCGTTAAAAACATTAACAAAAATTTTGTATCACTAAATTGTTTACTATAAATTTTTTAAACTCTTAGCATGCCCTTTTTATTTGGAAATTCTTTGAAGTTAAATTTTTCGTAAAATTTGTCATAAGGAGTGTTTGCCAACAAAATAATGTAGCTATCTTCATCGTAATTTTCGTCCAAGTATTTGCTAACCTCATTCATCAAAACTCTTCCCAAACCATTTTTCTGATAGCTTGAATCTACCATCACATCAGTAACCACAAGACTAATCGCTCCATCTCCGACAACTCTTGCCATCGCAATTAACCTGTCATCATCATAAATTGCTGTAATGAAAAGAGAATTTTCGATTGCAACCTTCGCATTCTTTTTCGATTTTCTATTTCCAATACCAGATTTTTCACGCAAATCGTTGTAATTATCTGGACTAACCGCTGCATTTTTTATAACGTATTTTGTATTCATAACTCACCTCACAAAAATAAGCGCTATTACAGCGCCCATTTTATAACTTCATTGACAGAGAAACCAATCCTCTTTCTTTATCAATTCCAATTATTTTTACTTTTACGGTGTCACTTACTTCGCACACTTCTCTTGGGTTTTTGATGTAGGAGTTGCTCATTTTGGATATGTGGCAAAGTCCATCTTCTTTTATTCCAATGTCTATGAATGCGCCGAAGTCCACGACATTTCTTACAGTTCCTGTGACTATCATTCCTTCTTCCAAATCGTCAATTGACAATACATCTTGTCGAAGAACTGGTTTTGGCATTTCGTCACGTGGATCTCTGCCTGGTTTTTTGAGTTCTTCAATTATATCACGCAAAGTAGGCTCTCCTACTTCCAATTCCTCTGAAAGTTTTTTAACATCGATATCATTCAAATCGTATTTCATAATTTGTTTTGCGATTTCGTAGCTTTCTGGGTGAACTTCTGTATTGTCCAATATTTCTTCGCTTTCAGGAATTCTCAAAAATCCTGCACATTGTACGAATGCTTTTGGTCCAATTCCTTTTACTTTCAATATTTCTTGACGATTAGTGAATGGTCCGTTTTCTATTTTGTAATCCACGATGTTTTTCGCAGTTGTTTTCGTAATTCCAGATACGTAATTCAAAAGTGCAGAGCTTGCTGTGTTGATGTTGACACCAACTGTGTTTACGCAATCTTCCACTACTTCTTCGAGTGATGATTTTAATTTTTTTTGGTTGACGTCGTGTTGATATTGTCCAACTCCGATTGATTGTGGAGAGATTTTAACCAATTCTGCAAGTGGGTCTTGTATACGACGTGCGATTGAGATTGCTCCTCTGATTGTTACATCCAAATCAGGGAATTCTTCGATTGCAAGCTTGGATGCAGAGTAAATACTAGCTCCCGCTTCGTTGACAATTGCATAGAAGATTTCCTCGTCAATTTGCGCCAACAAATCAGATACGTATTTTTCTGTTTCACGAGAAGCTGTTCCGTTACCGATTGCGATTAACTTCACGTTGTATTTTTTAATAAATTCCTTCAAAGTTTCGTCTGCTCTTTGGATTTGTTTTCTGGCATCAGTGACATATATTACTGCACTGTCCAAGAAATCTCCGTATTCAGAAATTACAGCAACTTTGCAACCAGTTCTAAATCCAGGGTCAAGTCCAATGATTGCAGTTTCTTTGATAGGTGGCTGCATCAAATAAGGTTTCAAATTGCTTTTGAATACGCCGATTGATTCGTCATCTGCCATTTCTTTCATGCTTTGACGCACTTCTGTTTCGATTGATGGAACAATCAATCTCTTGTAGCTGTCTTTGACTGCCTTTTCAATCAAATCGTAAGTTTCAAAATCATTTTTCCTAGCGATTTTTCTCATAATTTTGAAAATATTGTAATCGTCATTTAATACGAATGAAACTTTCAAGAATCCTTCCTTTTCTCCTCTGAAGATTGCAAGAATTCTGTGGGCTTTTATATCTTTTACTTTCTCGGAAAAATCGTAGTACATCTTGTATGTGCCGGATTCGTCTTCGTTTTTCTCTTCAGTTTTCAAAATAGCCTCTGTAACGAAAGAATTACGAACGATATCTCTGAATACTTTTTGTTCCGATACGAATTCTGCTATTATATCCAAACTTTTCGCTACGGCATCATCAACTGTTTTGATTTCTTCTCCGTTGACAAATTCCGAAGCTTTTTTCTCGATTTCTGCTAGTGAATGAGTCTTTTCCATTATCATATCTGCTACTGGTTGAAGTCCCAATTCTACAGCGATCGATCCACGAGTTCTTTTCTTAGGCTTAAATGGAAGATAAATATCTTCTAATTCTGTCAAAATAGCCGCTTCGTCGATTTGTTTTTTCAAATCTTCTGTTAGTTTTCCTTGCTCATCGATAAGACGTGTGATATCGTCTTTTCTTTCTTGCAAGTTTCTCAAATATGTAAGCCTATCGTTTAATTGTCTCAACGTTTCGTCAGTCAAATTTCCAGTGATTTCTTTTCTATATCTGGCGATAAATGGAATTGTGTTTCCCTCATCTAACAATTCAACCGTCTTAACAACGTTATCATATTTTATGTCTAATTCTTCTGATAATTTTTGTAGTATATCCATTCTCTTCCTTCTCTTTTAATAAACTATAATCTATATTTTAACATTATTTTATTTATTTTTCCAGATTAAAGCATTTTGAGGTAAAATTTTAAAAACCACCAAGCGTACACTTGATGGTTTGGTTGATTATTTTTTAAATAACTTGGCGTTTTTTTCTTTTTCTAATTGTTCCAAGAAAATCTCTTTTTGAATCATGTGAGTTTTTCTGATGGATCCTGCAATGTCAGCTACTAACATGAAAATCGTAGCCGCCGACACGTAATAAAAGTCGATAAATGAGTATTCGATGAATCCTCTTGATGGAGGTGTCATTTGTCCGATGAAAAGCATCATAAATATCGCTACGAATACAATCGTAAAATTGAATTTGAAAATAAATCCATGAAAATATCCAAGTAACGCTGCGATTGCCAAGAATATCATCAAGCAATGGTCAATCAAAAATCCATGCGCATGAGACAATGTGTATCTGATGATTATCATGAACAATATGTAAATCAACGAGTAAATAATAAGTTTGGTGTTTTTTGACATTTCAAATCTCCTTTTGTAAAAACATTTTCCAAATAATTTTACCAATCACAATTTGTGATAGTTTACTATTATTTTACCATATTTTTTTCATTTTTGAAAAGTCCTTTTGAAATGTTGTCTTGCTTTTTCTTGAAAAATTGTAAAATTTATATTAAAATTAACTAATAACTAGGAGGCTATTATGAAACCGTATATTGTGGGAGTCGCAGGTGGAAGTGCTTCGGGTAAGACTGAAATCGTGAAGACTTTGAAAAAACATTTTGAAGATAAAATAGAAATTATTGAACACGACAATTATTATTTCGCTCATGATGATTTGACAATGGAAGAACGTGCGAGTTTGAATTACGATCATCCGCAATCTTTTGAAACGGATTTGTTGATTGAACACGTTAAAAAAATTATTAATAATGAAGAAATCAACATTCCAACTTACGATTTTACAATTCACACTAGAAGCTCTGATACTTTGAAAAAAGTTCCTAAACCAATTGTGATTGTCGAAGGAATTTTGGTCTTGGAAAACGAAGAACTTCGAAATTTGATGGATATGAAAGTTTTCGTTGACTGTGACGGAGATGTCAGACTCAAAAGAAGAATTACAAGAGATGTTGTGGAACGTGACAGAACTATTGAATCGATTTTGACTCAATATATGGAAACTGTAAAGCCAATGCATGAACTTTTCGTCGAACCTAGTAAGAAATTTGCTGATTTGATTGTGCCAAAAGGCGGCAAGAATAAGGTTGCGATTGAGGTGCTTATCAATCATTTGGCTACGAAATTATAAAAAAAACATTTTGCTATTGACTAGAATTGGATTCTAGTATAAAATTTTAATAACTTAATAGAAAATTATGATTGTGACCAGTACCGATTATTCGGGAATTACA encodes:
- a CDS encoding ASCH domain-containing protein: MKALSIQPFYATMIAMGCKWIELRSWKTDYRGWILICASTARNKFERTSLMNGHAIAIAELADIRKYNDETDRADAFLYDDETFEGYSWIFNRVIPIVPFPVKGKLHLFEVERELDDLEAIDIDYDTKQYDVDVATWWKENGFIENLDIFGEE
- a CDS encoding C69 family dipeptidase, whose translation is MACTTLLVGKEASFDGSTIISRSEDSPSGIFTAKRFIVVKPEDQPRKYESVLSGCKVDLPDNPMRYTALPNSDTFEGDWAASGVNEKNISMSATETITTNARVQGADPLIQYPTKEEKCGGIGEEDFVTLVLPYINSAREGVERLGKLLEEHGTYESNGIAFQDVDEIWWLETIGGHHWMARRVPDDAYVVMPNQLGIDYFDFDDAYGEQKEFMCSKDLKEWSEKHHLFLDQEDYVNPRLAYGSHDHSDHTYNTPRAWIMLRYFNPNTLIWDGEDADFTPESDDLPWAMVPERKITVEDMKTILSSHYEGTPYDCYAKHGDPNYRGMYRPLGISRDNVTHFTQIRPYAPEEIRAIQWLSFGSNAFNAAVAFYANVETTPSYVADQVVKATSENFYWANRIIAALCDAHFNKTAIFIERYQGAVQSKSNEIINKYDEEFAKNSGNVHELLEKANQEMADFLKEKTDKLLHDVLFTASCEMKNGFARSDN
- a CDS encoding nucleoside hydrolase, producing the protein MINCILDFDPGVDDAAALFAIKKAKNLNLLALSSVSGNVSIEHTTRNMQCLAKLLDINVPMGKGQEVPLVREPFFATVHGDDGIAGFRDMIESDDVGELSSENSVTMMHEIIQKSTGKITIIAVGPLTNIALLLRTFPEDKEKIEQISIMGGSITRGNVTSLSEFNFFVDPEAAKIVFESGVKLIMAGLNITQKASITDEQIQFLDTIDTKRTKFAHRILKYYASNDAGIHDPCSVIVLDNPEVFETEDMYIKIDVQNDETRGMSYRDLIKEENGEFNCKVITKINIDKFREILMQALTD
- a CDS encoding energy-coupling factor ABC transporter ATP-binding protein, which codes for MSELEFNNVSFTYPNGFKAINDLNFVVYPSEKVAIVGQNGAGKSTCAKLMNGLLRPSSGEILLEGKNTKDMTTAQISRKVGYVFQNPNDQIFNSTVYDEVAFSLRALKVDEDEMDRRVRQACEICELSEYLDDHPYDLPFSTRKFITIAITIANDCDIFIFDEPTAGQDAYSMSCLKRVIDHLHDLNKTIITITHDMEFVVENFNRVVVMSNKEIIKDADKKEVFDEDEILQKAYIQPPVIKRLCNSINLNEKLLSVDDFVDYIKDFGGHND
- a CDS encoding energy-coupling factor ABC transporter ATP-binding protein produces the protein MIELKNVSFKYELQQEKTIKNLDLYVQQGEFIGIIGKNGSGKTTLCNIIRGIIPDFVQGEISGDIIIDNKNIDDIERGEMAELVGFVFQNPFSQISGIKKTVFEEIAYGLENLGVPREEIKQRVTDVIKLLKIEDLQDKNPNELSGGQSQRVAIASIIVMNPKVLIFDEPTSQLDPLGTEEIFDILKLLKSQNKTIILVEHKIDLIAEYADRVVVMDDGEIIFNGETHEVLSNDKIEESNVSMPIVSKLAYKMNTVKPGFFKKVPITLDECKKELEED
- a CDS encoding energy-coupling factor transporter transmembrane component T family protein, whose translation is MISKIFPTTKLFIVIVTVIISLVLPWQFAYLFVLPLSLILALLDNKFKPYFKKLWIVLLFVLLIMFLFQLLLDKSTEHVYLNLGFMRVTLNGILNGLEQTKFILTLITLFLLFFETTDIEDLMISLQEKNVSHVTSYVIMATMTMIPEMIKKSSKIIKAQEARGIETTGSLKNRAKAFFPSLGPLIISSLSEIDEKTITLEARGFASENEKTCLKEIKKTTTDRIIFYVFIALVVLALVWRFK
- a CDS encoding ECF transporter S component, with product MKSKSKTSYNLSVILLIPLGIAINFVGANLTAALKLPVYLDVIGTVFTGVLCGPWIGFLTGVVTNIVTSVTNPTQLPYMIVSGAIGLVAGFCGKRGMFKTPQKTFVVAIIIWLVAMITSAPITVLVFGGVTGASGSSAITTFLVATGKGLWQSVLGSTVLTETLDKFLTSFAVYFLIKSIPNRNLLRYPNGLEYIKEKKNKYVRGAK
- a CDS encoding GNAT family N-acetyltransferase, which translates into the protein MNTKYVIKNAAVSPDNYNDLREKSGIGNRKSKKNAKVAIENSLFITAIYDDDRLIAMARVVGDGAISLVVTDVMVDSSYQKNGLGRVLMNEVSKYLDENYDEDSYIILLANTPYDKFYEKFNFKEFPNKKGMLRV
- a CDS encoding Tex family protein — encoded protein: MDILQKLSEELDIKYDNVVKTVELLDEGNTIPFIARYRKEITGNLTDETLRQLNDRLTYLRNLQERKDDITRLIDEQGKLTEDLKKQIDEAAILTELEDIYLPFKPKKRTRGSIAVELGLQPVADMIMEKTHSLAEIEKKASEFVNGEEIKTVDDAVAKSLDIIAEFVSEQKVFRDIVRNSFVTEAILKTEEKNEDESGTYKMYYDFSEKVKDIKAHRILAIFRGEKEGFLKVSFVLNDDYNIFKIMRKIARKNDFETYDLIEKAVKDSYKRLIVPSIETEVRQSMKEMADDESIGVFKSNLKPYLMQPPIKETAIIGLDPGFRTGCKVAVISEYGDFLDSAVIYVTDARKQIQRADETLKEFIKKYNVKLIAIGNGTASRETEKYVSDLLAQIDEEIFYAIVNEAGASIYSASKLAIEEFPDLDVTIRGAISIARRIQDPLAELVKISPQSIGVGQYQHDVNQKKLKSSLEEVVEDCVNTVGVNINTASSALLNYVSGITKTTAKNIVDYKIENGPFTNRQEILKVKGIGPKAFVQCAGFLRIPESEEILDNTEVHPESYEIAKQIMKYDLNDIDVKKLSEELEVGEPTLRDIIEELKKPGRDPRDEMPKPVLRQDVLSIDDLEEGMIVTGTVRNVVDFGAFIDIGIKEDGLCHISKMSNSYIKNPREVCEVSDTVKVKIIGIDKERGLVSLSMKL
- the udk gene encoding uridine kinase, with the protein product MKPYIVGVAGGSASGKTEIVKTLKKHFEDKIEIIEHDNYYFAHDDLTMEERASLNYDHPQSFETDLLIEHVKKIINNEEINIPTYDFTIHTRSSDTLKKVPKPIVIVEGILVLENEELRNLMDMKVFVDCDGDVRLKRRITRDVVERDRTIESILTQYMETVKPMHELFVEPSKKFADLIVPKGGKNKVAIEVLINHLATKL